Proteins co-encoded in one Bremerella sp. TYQ1 genomic window:
- a CDS encoding efflux RND transporter permease subunit yields MLNAIIRFSLQNRVLVIAIAVFLLVYGGWQTYSLPIDVFPNLNRPRVVIMTEAHGMAPEEVETLITFPLETVLNGATGVQDVRTQSGVGLSVIYVEFDWGTDIYNDRQIVAERLALATDRLPPGTKPQLMPISSIMGQIMIMGMVSKDGQTPPMELRTMADWVVRQRLLTIPGVSQVIVMGGDRKQFQVLVDPNGLLRYGVTLHEVKQALSESNQNTAGGYLDEQGPSELLVRSLGRVTTLEEIKGIVVAHRDGQTIRLAQVARVVEGPQVKRGDSAAYARDQEGEFFGGPSVVLTILKQPNADTRLVTEKVIEALDELKPSLPTDVTMLPELYQQKAFIDLAIENVVEALRDGGILVVIILFLFLMNLRTTFITLTAIPLSIVMTALVFATFGLSINTMTLGGLAVAIGELVDDAIVDVENIFRRLGENRHADNPKNPLLVVFQASCEIRNSIVYGTMIVVIVFVPLFALSGMEGRLFAPLGVAYIVSLVSSLVVSLTVTPVLSYWLLGSAKIGHGENDGFVLRVLKAIADKVMALSLKLAWPILALAFTGVLIAGWGMFRLESDFLPPFNEGAVQINVVLPPGTSLAKSNQVAARVERRLQEINDIDAFVRKTGRAELDEHAEGVNVTEFVATIDPHTERSREEVIDEISEAMADIPGIVTAVEQPLAHLISHMLSGVKAQVAIKLYGDDLDVLRREAKKMEATISGIEGVRDLQVEQQVNIPQLRIEANQYRLEQYGLRRQEINEFVETAMQGEVVSEVLDGQRTFDLLVRLDEEYREDLGALRRLVLELPGGGTTKLEDVANIYESSGPNTINREQVRRRIIVQCNVSGRGLVDVVEDIRDRLKPLEANLPTGYFTEYSGQFESQQSASRMIAILFMISMAGMFFVLYKMFGSANLSLQVMIALPMAFIGSVAALYITEQTLTVASMVGFISLCGIASRNGILLINHYLHLVKYEGESWSKQMIIRAGKDRLAPVLMTALTSGIGLVPLAMAAGEPGKEILYPVATVIIGGLITSTLLEFLVRPALFWTMGTGAAKRVVEGQDSSVELVEEAEEHQATFAHAD; encoded by the coding sequence GTGCTCAATGCAATTATTCGTTTCTCACTTCAGAATCGTGTGCTGGTTATTGCGATTGCAGTGTTTCTGCTTGTTTATGGTGGCTGGCAGACTTATAGCTTGCCGATCGATGTTTTCCCAAATTTGAATCGCCCTCGTGTCGTAATCATGACCGAGGCTCATGGAATGGCGCCGGAAGAAGTTGAAACGCTCATCACATTCCCGCTTGAAACCGTACTCAATGGGGCCACTGGCGTTCAGGACGTACGAACTCAGTCGGGTGTCGGGCTTTCCGTAATCTATGTCGAATTCGACTGGGGAACCGACATCTACAATGATCGGCAAATTGTTGCCGAGCGTCTGGCTCTCGCTACCGACCGATTGCCTCCTGGGACCAAACCTCAGCTTATGCCGATCTCCTCAATCATGGGGCAGATCATGATTATGGGCATGGTAAGCAAGGATGGCCAAACACCTCCCATGGAACTTCGAACGATGGCGGACTGGGTTGTCCGCCAACGGCTGCTAACCATCCCAGGTGTATCTCAAGTCATTGTAATGGGAGGTGACAGAAAGCAGTTCCAAGTCCTTGTCGATCCTAATGGCTTGTTACGCTACGGCGTGACTTTGCATGAAGTCAAACAAGCGCTGAGCGAAAGCAATCAAAATACGGCTGGGGGATACCTTGACGAACAAGGCCCCAGTGAACTACTCGTTCGATCATTGGGCCGTGTCACGACTCTCGAAGAAATTAAAGGCATTGTTGTCGCTCATCGTGACGGGCAGACGATTCGACTGGCTCAAGTTGCTCGCGTTGTTGAGGGCCCCCAAGTAAAACGCGGGGACAGTGCTGCCTATGCACGAGATCAGGAAGGTGAATTCTTCGGCGGCCCCTCTGTCGTCTTGACGATTCTCAAACAGCCGAATGCTGATACCCGACTGGTTACCGAAAAGGTGATCGAAGCATTGGACGAACTAAAACCGTCGCTTCCAACAGATGTAACCATGTTGCCCGAACTCTATCAGCAAAAGGCATTTATTGACCTTGCGATTGAGAACGTCGTCGAGGCATTGCGCGATGGTGGGATACTAGTGGTTATTATTCTGTTCCTATTCCTTATGAATCTTCGGACGACTTTTATCACGCTTACTGCCATTCCGCTTTCGATCGTGATGACTGCACTGGTCTTCGCGACATTTGGATTGTCCATCAATACGATGACGCTTGGCGGCCTCGCCGTAGCGATTGGTGAATTGGTGGATGATGCCATTGTGGACGTCGAGAATATCTTCCGACGTCTCGGCGAGAACCGCCATGCGGATAATCCAAAGAATCCCTTGCTTGTGGTGTTTCAAGCGAGTTGTGAGATCCGAAATTCTATCGTCTACGGGACGATGATTGTGGTCATTGTTTTCGTGCCGCTCTTCGCTCTCTCCGGAATGGAGGGGCGTTTGTTTGCTCCCCTTGGCGTAGCGTACATCGTATCACTGGTATCGTCTCTCGTAGTGTCGCTTACCGTAACTCCTGTCCTAAGCTATTGGCTGCTTGGATCGGCCAAGATTGGACATGGTGAGAATGATGGATTCGTACTTCGTGTTCTAAAAGCGATAGCGGATAAAGTAATGGCCCTAAGTCTAAAACTAGCTTGGCCAATTCTTGCCCTCGCATTTACGGGAGTTTTGATTGCTGGCTGGGGCATGTTTCGCTTGGAGAGTGACTTTTTGCCTCCATTCAACGAAGGTGCCGTCCAAATCAATGTCGTCCTTCCGCCGGGTACATCGCTTGCCAAGTCGAATCAAGTCGCAGCTCGCGTTGAACGCCGCTTGCAGGAAATCAACGATATCGATGCTTTTGTCCGAAAGACAGGCCGTGCAGAGTTAGATGAACACGCCGAAGGAGTAAATGTTACTGAATTCGTCGCAACCATCGATCCTCACACGGAACGTTCGCGAGAGGAGGTCATTGACGAAATCAGCGAGGCGATGGCAGATATTCCGGGTATCGTCACAGCGGTTGAACAGCCGTTAGCACATCTTATATCGCACATGCTTTCCGGAGTGAAGGCGCAAGTCGCGATCAAGCTATACGGTGACGATTTGGATGTGCTTCGAAGAGAAGCCAAGAAAATGGAAGCTACTATCTCTGGCATCGAAGGAGTTCGCGACTTACAGGTAGAGCAACAAGTTAACATCCCGCAGCTTCGCATCGAAGCTAATCAATACCGTCTGGAACAGTATGGGCTACGTCGACAGGAAATAAACGAGTTTGTAGAAACAGCAATGCAAGGGGAAGTCGTTTCGGAAGTGCTCGACGGCCAAAGGACATTTGATCTCTTGGTACGTCTCGACGAAGAGTATCGTGAGGATCTTGGTGCACTTCGACGACTCGTGCTCGAATTGCCAGGCGGGGGGACAACCAAACTCGAAGATGTCGCCAATATCTATGAGTCAAGCGGTCCGAATACGATCAATCGCGAACAGGTTCGCCGGCGAATTATCGTGCAATGCAACGTAAGTGGGCGTGGCTTGGTCGATGTTGTCGAAGATATTCGTGATCGTCTAAAGCCCCTCGAGGCGAATCTCCCGACGGGTTATTTCACAGAGTACAGCGGTCAATTTGAGAGCCAGCAATCTGCTTCTCGGATGATTGCGATTCTCTTTATGATCTCCATGGCAGGGATGTTCTTCGTGCTTTACAAAATGTTTGGTTCGGCCAACCTCTCACTTCAAGTGATGATTGCGTTACCGATGGCATTTATCGGATCTGTGGCCGCTCTTTACATCACTGAGCAGACACTTACCGTTGCTAGCATGGTTGGGTTTATCTCCTTGTGTGGCATCGCCTCAAGGAATGGGATTCTGCTGATCAACCACTATCTGCACCTCGTAAAGTATGAGGGAGAGTCCTGGTCGAAACAGATGATTATTCGGGCAGGTAAGGATCGTTTGGCTCCTGTGTTAATGACTGCACTTACGTCAGGCATCGGCCTGGTTCCATTGGCAATGGCGGCAGGCGAGCCAGGGAAAGAGATTCTTTACCCGGTAGCGACGGTCATTATCGGCGGACTTATTACAAGTACGCTGCTGGAATTCTTGGTCCGGCCAGCCCTGTTCTGGACGATGGGAACAGGCGCTGCAAAACGAGTTGTTGAAGGTCAAGATTCTAGCGTCGAACTGGTCGAAGAGGCGGAAGAGCATCAAGCAACATTCGCACACGCCGACTAG
- a CDS encoding efflux RND transporter periplasmic adaptor subunit: MVVERPGRTLLNISAPLTGVISKIYPVEGASVEPGSPLFEIRLTHEELVTAQSDLIRTAESLIVVNRELARLSGLAEGVVAGKRILEQEYEKQKLEASLRAERQSLLLHGLNEKQVGNILETKTLLENLVIRAPEHGEKSESCIESHSYHVQQLPTRVGQQVQAGELLGVIADHCELYIEGRAFEDDAVRLRDAANNQWDIGASLLVAGKEADRINGLKVLYLSDHIDPQSRAFRFFLALPNEIVSARTVNGQHFVEWRFKPGQRMELHVPVQKWEGEIVVPVEAVVEEGAEKYVYQQNGDHFDQVPVHVKFRDQTSVVIANDGALFPGDVIAAKGAYEMHLTLKNQSGGGVDPHAGHNH; encoded by the coding sequence ATGGTGGTCGAACGTCCTGGCCGAACGCTACTCAACATTTCGGCACCACTGACTGGCGTGATCAGCAAGATCTATCCCGTCGAAGGGGCTTCCGTAGAGCCAGGCAGCCCTTTATTTGAAATACGTTTAACCCACGAAGAACTTGTCACGGCGCAAAGCGATCTGATTCGAACCGCGGAATCACTGATCGTTGTCAATCGTGAGCTTGCGCGATTGAGCGGACTGGCGGAAGGGGTCGTGGCAGGAAAACGCATTTTAGAACAGGAATACGAAAAGCAGAAGTTAGAAGCTTCGCTTCGAGCTGAGCGTCAATCTCTCTTGCTTCATGGGCTTAATGAGAAGCAGGTTGGTAATATTTTGGAAACCAAGACGCTACTCGAGAATCTTGTGATCCGCGCACCAGAACATGGAGAAAAAAGCGAAAGCTGTATTGAATCCCATAGTTACCACGTGCAACAACTACCGACCCGCGTTGGTCAGCAAGTGCAAGCAGGTGAACTTCTTGGAGTAATTGCCGACCACTGTGAACTTTATATCGAGGGACGAGCATTTGAAGACGATGCTGTTCGTCTTCGTGATGCAGCAAACAATCAATGGGACATCGGAGCGTCACTACTCGTCGCCGGCAAGGAAGCGGATCGAATCAATGGCCTGAAGGTGTTGTATCTGTCGGACCATATTGATCCGCAGTCTCGAGCATTTCGCTTCTTCCTGGCTTTGCCCAATGAGATTGTCTCCGCGCGGACTGTAAATGGTCAGCATTTTGTGGAATGGCGATTCAAACCAGGACAACGCATGGAATTACATGTTCCGGTTCAGAAATGGGAGGGAGAGATTGTCGTTCCGGTAGAAGCAGTGGTTGAGGAAGGGGCGGAAAAATACGTCTATCAGCAAAATGGCGATCATTTCGACCAGGTGCCAGTCCATGTGAAATTCCGCGATCAAACATCGGTCGTAATTGCAAACGATGGTGCACTATTTCCGGGCGATGTCATCGCGGCAAAGGGTGCCTATGAAATGCATTTAACTCTGAAGAACCAGTCTGGCGGAGGTGTCGATCCCCACGCTGGTCACAACCACTAG